In Spinacia oleracea cultivar Varoflay chromosome 5, BTI_SOV_V1, whole genome shotgun sequence, a single window of DNA contains:
- the LOC110799324 gene encoding uncharacterized protein isoform X3, which yields MVCAIEGNTKKQGIRLCGGGSQCNGTYGLKYPVGTPYVLPSWDELGTDQTAEPDPVFNPRDRPSSPPRHTFIPIFPGGKRTRKSKLNSDKSGDLEDEREHGTMSFPPRTWSQGAAEITVNEEEVHRERNADKVVGRTKKRKCPDPTYAVPSELSPGVGRLVREIIDNKWNEKHILFSVREIGISLTRSTLRFCFDSKGKVINEVMGAIAACYNYDNRASNQFYMFPPFFCVLT from the exons AATACGGTTATGCGGAG GTGGTTCACAATGTAACGGTACGTATGGACTGAAATACCCAGTTGGCACACCGTATGTGTTACCCAGTTGGGACGAACTGGGTACTGATCAAACCGCGGAGCCTGATCCCGTCTTCAACCCCCGAGATCGTCCTAGTAGTCCTCCCCGCCACACGTTCATACCCATTTTCCCTGGCGGCAAGCGCACGAGGAAGAGCAAATTAAACAGCGACAAGTCCGGTGACTTGGAG GATGAGCGTGAACATGGTACAATGTCATTCCCACCGAGAACATGGAGTCAAGGAGCTGCTGAAATCACAGTCAACGAAGAG GAGGTACATCGTGAAAGGAATGCTGATAAGGTGGTTGGAAGAACCAAGAAGAGAAAATGTCCAGATCCCACATATGCGGTTCCCTCAGAACTTAGCCCCGGCGTCGGAAGATTGGTTAGGGAGATTATAGATAATAAATG GAACGAGAAGCATATCCTTTTCAGTGTAAGAGAAATAGGTATTTCCTTGACTAGGTCTACCCTCAGATTCTGCTTCGACTCGAAGGGAAAGGTTATCAATGAG GTTATGGGTGCCATTGCTGCTTGCTACAACTATGATAATCGTGCATCTAATCAGTTCTATATGTTCCCGCCCTTCTTCTG TGTTCTTACCTAG